From the Leptospira sp. WS60.C2 genome, one window contains:
- a CDS encoding MltA domain-containing protein, which produces MNFRFDCHFTWAFSERLWKRLGIRLGFFCVLLLFAFGVCDLLANPKNLHTNHLTKRDEADTLERAIQESIQYLQKLPTDTEFLIQGERYSPQDILSPLLTIQKQLHKIGNNGFNTEFRKYFQEIELKPSDDLPLITGYYEVRIQGRTKPQGKYMYPALVLPKQRTNETNPQLYSREFWKEKNHWQLYSEPIVFLTLTDLHLAQLEGSALVQTEKKEMFRINYAGDNGLDYQSPALHLTGICPSLKPYHLSQCWETKPQEVTDAIWKNPRYIFFEKESVKKKKTRDTQEGPLGSGGIRLIKERSVAMDKQIPLGFPVLLSFLSTKQTYHDHLAFVHDRGNAIQGEGRVDFYLGNGFGIDEVANQLLTKGKVVLLVPKKMDCQPNNSKECERRQSKR; this is translated from the coding sequence ATGAACTTTAGATTTGACTGCCATTTCACTTGGGCCTTCTCAGAAAGGTTATGGAAACGTTTGGGCATTAGATTGGGTTTTTTCTGCGTTCTCCTACTTTTTGCTTTTGGTGTGTGTGACCTGTTGGCAAACCCAAAGAATCTACACACCAATCACCTAACCAAAAGAGACGAAGCAGATACTCTTGAAAGGGCAATCCAAGAATCGATCCAATACTTACAAAAACTTCCGACTGATACTGAGTTTTTGATCCAAGGGGAACGATACTCACCGCAGGATATTCTGTCTCCTTTACTCACCATACAAAAACAACTCCATAAGATAGGAAACAATGGATTCAATACGGAATTCAGAAAATACTTTCAAGAGATTGAGTTGAAACCTAGCGATGACCTACCTCTGATCACTGGATATTACGAAGTTCGTATCCAAGGGAGAACCAAACCCCAAGGAAAGTATATGTATCCCGCACTTGTCCTTCCAAAACAGAGAACTAACGAAACAAATCCCCAACTGTATTCTAGAGAATTTTGGAAAGAAAAGAACCATTGGCAATTGTATTCCGAACCAATTGTTTTTCTAACTTTAACCGATCTTCACCTGGCACAATTGGAAGGATCGGCACTTGTCCAAACAGAAAAAAAGGAAATGTTTCGAATCAATTATGCTGGCGACAATGGACTTGACTACCAAAGCCCAGCTCTTCATCTAACAGGAATTTGTCCCAGTTTAAAACCTTATCACCTTTCTCAATGTTGGGAAACAAAACCCCAGGAGGTGACTGATGCCATTTGGAAAAATCCAAGGTATATTTTCTTTGAAAAGGAATCTGTTAAGAAAAAGAAAACTCGCGATACCCAAGAAGGACCTTTAGGCAGTGGGGGCATTCGTCTAATCAAAGAACGTTCAGTTGCCATGGACAAACAAATTCCACTGGGGTTTCCTGTCCTTTTGAGTTTTCTTTCCACCAAACAGACATATCATGACCATTTGGCATTTGTTCATGATAGGGGGAATGCCATTCAAGGCGAAGGAAGAGTTGATTTTTATTTAGGGAATGGATTTGGAATTGATGAGGTTGCAAACCAACTCTTAACCAAAGGAAAAGTTGTTTTACTTGTTCCTAAGAAAATGGACTGCCAACCAAACAATTCCAAGGAATGTGAAAGACGACAGTCTAAAAGATAG
- a CDS encoding GMC oxidoreductase, whose translation MNQTIPKEQKYDYDFIIVGSGFGGSVSAYRLSQKGYKVLVIESGKRWKADDFPKTNWSLRKYLWMPKLGFYGIQRINLLNDFLLVSGSGVGGGSLVYACTLYVPSSKVLNSPLYSKMGGERALLPYYEIAKHMLGVTENPQLWEPDHLLLETAKSFGKEDTFRRTPVGIYFGNKKDPKDPFFDGDGPDRDPCNYCGGCMVGCRHNAKNTLDKNYLYLAEKLGAVILPETKVTSLIPLNEKGIPDPEASGEFGYELETNSTTGWFGFPKHKFRSKQVVLSAGVMGTVGLLLKMQQENKMIRLSEKLGDTVRTNSETVLPVTVAASKNADYSRGIAITSSVHPDENTHIEPVRYSKGSDFFGVLASVMTDGGGKFPRPLKFFWTMFRHPIYFLKAHNPFGFAKNSIILLVMQTVDNSVRLVRKRRFIWPFQRTITSALSTGEPTPTYIPIANAFTRKLAEIVGGIPRSSLNETLLSAPVTGHIMGGCIVAESPEKGVIDLENKVFGYENLRVCDASMLTVNLGVNPSLTITALSERAMSLIPPKENGPVPFLKFEVKRGFDKIISFKQPKQLVKKSTTTRKQLS comes from the coding sequence ATGAATCAAACCATTCCAAAAGAACAAAAATACGATTACGACTTCATCATTGTTGGATCAGGTTTTGGTGGTTCCGTTTCAGCCTATCGTCTTTCTCAAAAAGGATATAAGGTTTTGGTCATAGAGTCTGGAAAACGTTGGAAAGCAGATGATTTTCCAAAAACCAATTGGAGCCTACGTAAGTATTTATGGATGCCAAAACTTGGTTTTTATGGAATCCAAAGAATCAATTTGCTAAATGATTTTTTACTCGTGAGTGGATCGGGTGTTGGTGGTGGGTCACTTGTGTATGCCTGTACATTATATGTCCCATCTTCGAAAGTGTTAAATTCTCCTCTATATTCCAAGATGGGTGGAGAAAGAGCATTATTACCATATTACGAAATAGCAAAACATATGCTAGGTGTCACAGAAAATCCTCAATTGTGGGAGCCTGATCATCTATTATTAGAAACAGCAAAATCTTTTGGAAAAGAAGATACGTTTAGAAGAACTCCTGTGGGAATTTATTTTGGAAATAAAAAAGATCCCAAGGATCCTTTTTTTGATGGAGATGGTCCTGATCGTGATCCTTGTAATTATTGTGGTGGTTGTATGGTCGGATGTCGCCACAACGCCAAAAACACATTGGATAAAAACTATCTATACTTAGCAGAAAAGTTAGGTGCTGTTATTTTACCGGAAACAAAGGTAACATCTCTCATTCCATTGAATGAAAAAGGAATCCCTGATCCAGAAGCAAGTGGGGAATTTGGTTACGAATTAGAAACAAACAGTACGACAGGTTGGTTTGGTTTTCCAAAACACAAATTTCGATCCAAACAGGTCGTATTATCAGCAGGGGTAATGGGAACAGTTGGTTTACTTCTGAAGATGCAACAAGAAAACAAAATGATTCGTTTGTCAGAAAAATTAGGCGATACGGTTAGAACGAACAGCGAAACAGTTTTGCCAGTCACAGTTGCAGCAAGTAAAAATGCTGATTATTCCCGAGGAATTGCGATCACATCTTCTGTTCATCCAGATGAAAATACTCATATTGAACCGGTCAGATATTCGAAAGGTTCCGATTTTTTTGGTGTACTTGCAAGTGTGATGACAGATGGAGGAGGAAAGTTTCCAAGACCTCTTAAGTTTTTTTGGACTATGTTTCGCCACCCAATCTATTTTTTAAAAGCTCACAATCCATTTGGTTTTGCTAAAAACTCCATCATTCTCCTTGTGATGCAAACTGTAGACAATAGTGTACGACTTGTACGAAAAAGAAGGTTCATTTGGCCTTTTCAAAGAACGATTACTTCTGCATTGTCAACAGGTGAGCCAACACCTACTTACATTCCAATTGCCAATGCATTCACACGAAAATTAGCCGAAATTGTGGGCGGTATTCCTAGAAGTTCACTCAATGAAACATTATTGTCTGCGCCAGTAACAGGGCACATCATGGGAGGATGCATTGTGGCGGAATCACCAGAAAAAGGTGTGATTGACTTGGAAAACAAAGTATTTGGTTACGAAAACTTACGAGTCTGCGACGCTTCTATGCTAACAGTCAATTTAGGAGTCAATCCAAGTTTGACCATCACAGCGTTGTCAGAAAGAGCGATGAGTCTCATTCCACCAAAAGAAAATGGACCAGTTCCTTTTCTGAAGTTTGAAGTGAAACGTGGATTTGATAAAATCATTAGCTTCAAACAACCAAAACAATTGGTTAAAAAATCGACAACTACACGTAAACAATTATCCTAA
- a CDS encoding VOC family protein — MKTIRIMMEDNDMTKTNAIGWFDLYVNQMDRATKFYENICQQTLEDLIDPTGETKMKVFSSDMAIYGSSGALVESKYKKPGLGGTMVYFNVEDCLLDEKKLRSFGGKLIRQKFSIGNFGFVSICEDSEGNQIGLSSMK, encoded by the coding sequence ATGAAAACAATACGTATCATGATGGAGGATAATGATATGACAAAAACTAATGCGATTGGCTGGTTTGATCTGTATGTGAACCAAATGGATAGAGCCACAAAATTTTATGAAAACATATGCCAACAAACATTGGAAGATTTAATCGACCCGACTGGAGAAACAAAAATGAAAGTTTTTTCTTCTGATATGGCAATTTATGGTTCTTCTGGTGCGCTTGTGGAATCTAAATACAAAAAACCAGGATTAGGTGGAACTATGGTTTATTTTAACGTGGAAGACTGTTTATTAGATGAAAAAAAATTAAGGTCTTTTGGCGGAAAATTAATTCGGCAAAAGTTTTCAATAGGCAACTTTGGATTTGTATCCATATGTGAAGACTCTGAAGGGAACCAAATTGGACTCAGTTCCATGAAATAA
- the yidD gene encoding membrane protein insertion efficiency factor YidD — MNRLFLLLITLYKKLLSPLLPPACRFTPSCSEYAKQAFETFPWYQALVLSIVRISKCHPYHEGGHDPLPKSYNKS, encoded by the coding sequence ATGAATCGGCTGTTTTTACTCCTCATTACCCTTTATAAAAAACTGCTGTCCCCTCTTTTGCCTCCAGCATGTCGATTCACTCCCAGCTGTTCTGAATACGCCAAACAAGCGTTTGAAACCTTTCCCTGGTATCAGGCACTTGTTCTTAGTATTGTCCGAATTTCTAAATGCCATCCTTATCATGAAGGTGGGCATGACCCATTACCGAAATCTTATAACAAGAGTTAA
- a CDS encoding DUF2804 domain-containing protein → MPEIQKQIPLLNSDGTITEEGWARSPLWTYNRENIAASKLRIKEWDYYSVLSPTKGFGITMTASDLGYAGLFAICFLDFKAGTFQQIDTLSVMPLGKTGFPRVNDSGIVSFQDKKLSLRFETKNGKRTLEFGSDSFVTPDGSKGIKGMIELTEPKMDTMNIATSWKENRKAFYYNTKINCMPAKGQFVVGNTNYEFDPKTDFGALDWGRGVWTYKNRWYWGSVSAWIDGKPFGLNLGYGFSDRTPASENVILYDGKIHKLDEVKFIINTKDYMAPWKFVSNNNRLDLDFKPIVDRNSYMNFLIIKSIQHQVFGTFNGTVVLDDGKKIILENVLGFAEDVLNHY, encoded by the coding sequence ATGCCTGAGATACAAAAACAAATCCCTTTATTAAACTCTGATGGAACCATTACCGAGGAAGGTTGGGCGAGATCTCCTCTTTGGACTTACAACCGAGAGAACATAGCCGCTTCCAAACTTCGGATCAAAGAATGGGACTATTACTCCGTTTTATCACCGACCAAAGGTTTTGGAATTACGATGACAGCATCTGATTTAGGTTATGCGGGGCTTTTTGCAATTTGTTTTTTAGATTTTAAAGCTGGAACTTTTCAGCAGATAGATACTCTATCGGTTATGCCATTAGGAAAAACTGGATTTCCGAGAGTGAATGATAGTGGTATTGTTTCCTTCCAAGATAAAAAACTTTCTCTTCGTTTCGAAACAAAAAATGGGAAACGAACTTTAGAATTTGGATCTGATTCCTTTGTCACCCCCGATGGTTCCAAAGGTATCAAGGGAATGATTGAATTAACAGAACCCAAAATGGATACAATGAACATTGCCACTTCTTGGAAGGAAAACCGAAAAGCATTCTATTACAATACCAAGATTAACTGTATGCCCGCCAAAGGACAGTTTGTTGTCGGTAACACAAACTATGAATTCGATCCAAAAACTGACTTTGGTGCATTGGACTGGGGAAGAGGTGTTTGGACTTATAAAAACCGTTGGTATTGGGGATCTGTGTCTGCTTGGATCGATGGAAAACCATTTGGACTCAACTTAGGATATGGATTCTCTGATCGAACTCCTGCTTCAGAGAATGTGATTTTGTATGATGGTAAAATTCATAAACTGGATGAAGTGAAGTTTATCATTAACACAAAAGATTATATGGCACCTTGGAAATTTGTATCCAATAACAATCGTTTGGATTTAGACTTCAAACCTATCGTAGATCGAAATTCGTATATGAATTTCCTCATCATCAAATCAATACAACACCAAGTTTTCGGAACATTCAACGGAACGGTTGTTTTGGATGATGGGAAAAAAATCATTTTAGAGAACGTATTAGGTTTTGCCGAAGACGTTCTCAATCATTACTAA
- the rpmH gene encoding 50S ribosomal protein L34: MKRTFQPSKIKRVRTHGFRARMATPGGRNVIASRRRKGRYKLTVSDEKIGRKF, translated from the coding sequence ATGAAACGTACATTCCAACCGAGTAAAATTAAGCGCGTGAGAACTCACGGATTCCGAGCCAGAATGGCTACCCCAGGCGGAAGAAATGTGATAGCCTCTAGAAGAAGAAAGGGACGTTATAAATTGACTGTTTCCGACGAAAAAATCGGGAGAAAGTTCTAA
- a CDS encoding ribonuclease P protein component: MGKPPLRWLVRKNGLPFASFLFCPDKTHKTAVLRNRSKRILRELVRKHIPLIPVGYDCAILVPVGFAKLSKEDREALFLSVLKQFP; encoded by the coding sequence ATGGGCAAGCCACCACTTCGTTGGCTTGTTCGGAAAAACGGCCTTCCTTTTGCCAGTTTTTTATTTTGCCCCGATAAAACTCACAAAACTGCCGTTCTTCGCAATCGTTCGAAACGAATCCTTAGGGAACTGGTTCGGAAACACATTCCATTGATCCCAGTAGGATACGATTGTGCCATACTTGTTCCAGTTGGATTTGCGAAATTATCTAAGGAAGACCGAGAGGCCTTATTCCTTTCGGTTCTAAAACAATTCCCATGA
- the jag gene encoding RNA-binding cell elongation regulator Jag/EloR, which produces MNNYIFEAEGKTKGEAEDYTLETLRLQPGDLRFEVVDSGKSGFLGITQKKPAVVRAFVANNDIPSEKIIHGVIITILKKMGIPAEVVGMGDVDGKIYVELTSKESGLIIGKRGGTLDSLQFLLNLMVDPKIRHNRKIVLDIESYRDKRELSLIRLAKSVAASVIKSGRSKLLDPMNPFERRIVHMAIQEDERVFTRSEGNGTFKRVRVISAKEKHKYKDLEDPSKKGLPVEDFADGVDQEDLD; this is translated from the coding sequence ATGAATAATTACATTTTCGAAGCCGAAGGAAAAACGAAAGGGGAAGCAGAAGACTATACTCTTGAAACCCTTCGTCTCCAACCAGGCGATTTACGTTTCGAAGTAGTAGATTCCGGAAAGTCCGGCTTTTTAGGAATCACCCAAAAAAAACCAGCCGTTGTACGCGCGTTTGTCGCTAACAACGATATTCCATCAGAAAAAATTATCCACGGAGTGATCATCACCATTCTGAAAAAAATGGGAATCCCCGCAGAAGTTGTAGGTATGGGTGACGTGGACGGAAAAATTTATGTCGAACTCACCAGCAAAGAATCTGGACTCATTATTGGAAAACGTGGTGGTACATTAGATTCACTCCAATTCCTCCTCAATCTTATGGTAGATCCAAAGATCCGACACAATCGTAAAATTGTTTTGGATATTGAATCTTACCGCGACAAACGTGAGTTATCTCTCATCCGTTTAGCAAAATCAGTTGCCGCTTCTGTCATCAAGTCTGGACGATCTAAACTTCTCGACCCTATGAATCCTTTTGAAAGAAGAATCGTCCACATGGCAATCCAAGAAGACGAAAGAGTTTTTACAAGATCAGAAGGAAATGGAACATTCAAACGTGTTCGTGTGATTTCTGCGAAAGAAAAACACAAATACAAAGATTTGGAAGATCCTTCAAAAAAAGGTCTACCAGTAGAAGACTTTGCTGATGGAGTAGACCAAGAAGATCTTGATTGA
- the yidC gene encoding membrane protein insertase YidC: MQNDATNRQGRLFLALFLSLAVWMGINYFFFPPQPPKPKAVDATAKTESANKDKTVATDPKAEIKKATTESTKLNPVKPEDIKTFSLKTDSFLVRFSSLGGRITEYYIKDHKEPDGSEFVIAKDPKFQIEFDGQMEKAVELTRGQGFDFNIIEDKDTIPFSAYNLVNFSSSYNAETKTVIFEAPSLDGKFTIQKKFQFFPSENYFKFHLTLKNRTGETIYISPTKSDVYFRSFSSLGPILKKKEDFNDRDNAHYFRYYYLDGSFKDHIDGTTTQGFFDNLFGSNEGKDTRYEIKKGSNDKVDFVGTGSRYFIGVIDPLDDKPAGVLLDNRKGNETGVLLVYDNWKLGPGEEVNLDYAAYVGVRELDGTAFRDSKLDPKINKDSVFAGLSESLDKSFNQGITTPLRNGIVWILKKIYLVIPNYGWAIVIFAILFKLAFYPLNKKQAESMKKMQELSPQIKLINEKYADDPKLKQEKTIELYKKNGTNPMAGCLPMLIQIPIFIALYTAFSDTVDLWNSPFLWIKDLSEPDTVFTTPKLALIGALSINILPLIMVATQVVQSKMTTVSTDPNQKMMMYMMPVIMLYFFWSMPAGVTMYWTMQNILSIAQQVYTNKFGKSEDKKPTPSGPSPANNPSAVARPGFRNQNKKKK; encoded by the coding sequence ATGCAAAACGATGCCACAAACAGACAAGGTCGCTTATTCCTCGCTTTATTTTTAAGTTTAGCAGTATGGATGGGGATCAATTATTTCTTTTTTCCACCTCAACCTCCAAAACCAAAAGCTGTCGATGCAACTGCAAAAACTGAAAGTGCAAACAAAGACAAAACAGTGGCAACAGACCCAAAGGCTGAAATCAAAAAAGCCACAACTGAATCGACAAAGCTAAATCCAGTCAAACCTGAAGACATAAAAACCTTCTCTCTGAAAACTGATTCCTTTTTAGTTCGATTCTCCAGTTTAGGTGGAAGGATTACAGAATATTATATCAAAGACCATAAAGAACCAGATGGTTCCGAATTTGTGATCGCAAAAGATCCGAAATTTCAAATTGAGTTTGATGGCCAAATGGAAAAAGCGGTGGAACTCACAAGAGGCCAAGGTTTTGACTTCAACATCATTGAAGACAAAGACACGATTCCTTTTTCCGCCTACAACCTCGTAAACTTTAGCTCTAGCTATAACGCTGAAACAAAAACCGTCATCTTCGAAGCACCTTCGTTAGATGGTAAATTTACGATCCAGAAAAAATTTCAATTTTTCCCTTCTGAAAATTATTTTAAGTTCCACTTAACTTTGAAAAACAGAACTGGAGAGACCATTTACATCTCGCCAACTAAGTCCGACGTTTACTTTCGTTCTTTTAGTTCCCTTGGTCCTATCTTAAAGAAAAAAGAAGATTTCAATGATCGAGACAATGCTCACTACTTCCGTTACTACTATTTAGATGGTAGTTTCAAAGACCATATCGATGGAACAACCACCCAAGGTTTTTTTGACAATTTATTTGGTTCGAACGAAGGAAAAGACACTCGTTATGAAATCAAAAAAGGTTCAAACGACAAAGTAGACTTTGTAGGAACGGGAAGCCGCTATTTCATTGGTGTAATTGACCCTCTCGATGACAAACCAGCAGGTGTTCTTCTCGATAACCGTAAAGGAAACGAAACAGGAGTTTTACTTGTTTATGACAACTGGAAACTTGGTCCAGGCGAAGAAGTAAACTTAGATTATGCGGCTTACGTTGGTGTTCGTGAACTTGACGGAACGGCCTTCCGAGATAGCAAACTAGATCCAAAAATCAACAAGGACTCTGTATTTGCCGGACTCAGTGAATCACTTGATAAATCCTTTAACCAAGGGATTACAACACCTCTTAGAAACGGAATTGTTTGGATCTTAAAGAAGATCTACTTGGTGATTCCTAACTACGGTTGGGCGATTGTCATATTCGCTATTTTGTTCAAGTTAGCATTTTATCCATTGAACAAAAAACAAGCAGAGTCGATGAAAAAGATGCAGGAGTTATCTCCTCAAATCAAACTCATCAACGAAAAATATGCAGATGACCCAAAGCTCAAACAAGAAAAAACGATAGAGCTTTATAAAAAGAATGGAACCAATCCGATGGCGGGTTGCCTTCCGATGCTCATCCAAATTCCAATCTTTATCGCACTTTATACAGCATTCTCAGATACAGTGGATCTTTGGAATTCGCCATTCCTTTGGATCAAAGATTTAAGTGAACCCGATACTGTTTTCACAACTCCGAAACTTGCGCTCATTGGAGCTCTTTCGATCAATATCTTACCTCTCATCATGGTCGCAACACAAGTGGTGCAATCTAAAATGACAACTGTATCAACAGATCCAAACCAGAAGATGATGATGTATATGATGCCTGTCATTATGTTATACTTCTTCTGGTCTATGCCTGCTGGTGTTACCATGTATTGGACAATGCAGAACATTTTGTCCATCGCTCAACAGGTGTATACAAACAAGTTCGGTAAGTCAGAAGATAAAAAACCGACCCCAAGTGGACCATCTCCAGCGAATAATCCTTCTGCGGTTGCAAGACCAGGTTTTAGAAACCAAAACAAAAAGAAGAAATGA
- a CDS encoding ankyrin repeat domain-containing protein, translating into MSFIDVAKSGNMEEWDQLLKEGGDPNELDSYGTNALSWMLKMDHVELFTHAIAYGADPNTPYRTPGNVIFDVLSQNRTLFLDALITTAPRWKHSPHLFTRDKDGNTIFHRSVLEASESLWEVIHEWLTDEIISLRNEAGRTIFLESVVENRLEILSYLWKQFPHVIDQVDSEGKNALHLASERNLDEVCSILLEEGTINLEAKDQFGNTALFLSATADGVESMKELLYAGACPFVWGENKESITRLLDREKFGHCLKTWKDFVIQKAILGDVYPLKNEMISYIKLEKPFKPEELAKAKLVDLV; encoded by the coding sequence ATGAGTTTCATTGATGTAGCAAAATCTGGAAATATGGAAGAGTGGGATCAACTCCTAAAAGAGGGAGGGGATCCCAATGAACTAGATTCCTATGGCACGAATGCGTTGTCTTGGATGCTTAAGATGGATCATGTAGAATTGTTTACACATGCCATTGCTTACGGCGCTGATCCAAATACTCCCTATCGAACTCCAGGAAATGTGATCTTTGATGTTTTGAGTCAAAATCGCACTTTGTTTTTAGACGCGCTCATCACGACTGCTCCGCGTTGGAAACATTCCCCACACTTGTTTACTCGGGATAAAGACGGAAATACAATTTTCCACCGTTCCGTTTTGGAAGCTTCTGAATCTCTTTGGGAAGTCATTCATGAATGGTTGACTGACGAAATCATATCACTACGGAATGAAGCGGGAAGGACTATCTTTTTAGAATCTGTTGTTGAGAATCGATTAGAGATTCTTTCTTATTTATGGAAACAGTTTCCGCACGTCATAGACCAAGTAGATAGTGAAGGGAAAAATGCGCTTCACTTAGCTTCAGAACGAAATTTGGATGAAGTTTGTTCTATTCTCTTAGAAGAAGGAACAATAAATTTGGAAGCCAAAGATCAGTTCGGGAATACGGCTTTATTTTTATCAGCCACCGCAGATGGAGTGGAATCCATGAAAGAACTTTTATACGCGGGAGCGTGTCCCTTTGTATGGGGTGAAAATAAGGAATCCATCACAAGGTTACTAGATAGAGAAAAGTTTGGCCATTGTTTGAAAACATGGAAGGACTTTGTGATTCAAAAAGCAATTTTAGGGGATGTATATCCCCTAAAAAACGAAATGATCTCGTACATTAAATTAGAGAAACCTTTTAAACCAGAAGAACTCGCAAAAGCAAAGTTAGTTGACTTGGTTTAA
- the mnmE gene encoding tRNA uridine-5-carboxymethylaminomethyl(34) synthesis GTPase MnmE, protein MIDTIAALSTAQGPGAIGILRVSGSLVLPISLAVLEKNKNPITESFLQNHKRSAIFCDFVENGKPLDQIVFFYFPAPNSYTGEDLAEFHLHGNPILLKRALHVLFEKGARPAGKGEFTRRAYLNGKINLSGAEAISRLIEARSKYELELAQKNVFGEITKLSSKIRSDLISLKAECEAEIDFSTEDLTFESLEQRKSRMVNLKNLCSKLIKDSERAESLILQSTVVLYGEPNTGKSSLMNLLIGKDRSIISDVPGTTRDYIAEELSLDGIPIRLVDTAGIRETTDSIEQMGIERSKREADSANVKLLLIDTSIPFDKNSFFEKHKERLFGSLLVANKIDAKHPSWNSTDLLNLQSEFNVTISEISCRTKEGISDLLDVLKSKLTSKDDTEDLVLLEDRQRYHIQKIESSLTEAIQLMETNVPAEIYIQEINLALKEIGEVNGVVENEEVLGRIFSKFCVGK, encoded by the coding sequence TTGATTGATACCATTGCGGCATTGTCCACAGCCCAAGGTCCCGGAGCGATTGGTATCCTCCGGGTCTCTGGTTCTTTGGTTTTGCCCATCTCTCTTGCCGTTTTAGAAAAAAACAAAAACCCTATCACCGAATCGTTTCTCCAAAATCACAAACGTTCTGCTATATTTTGCGACTTTGTCGAAAATGGAAAACCCTTAGATCAAATTGTCTTCTTTTACTTTCCAGCACCTAACTCCTATACAGGTGAAGATTTAGCAGAATTCCATCTCCATGGAAATCCCATCTTATTGAAACGTGCTTTACATGTGTTGTTTGAGAAAGGTGCACGACCTGCTGGCAAAGGTGAGTTTACAAGACGAGCGTATTTGAATGGTAAAATCAATTTGTCTGGTGCAGAAGCCATCAGTCGTTTGATTGAAGCAAGGTCTAAATACGAATTGGAACTAGCACAAAAGAATGTCTTTGGTGAAATCACGAAACTAAGTTCCAAAATTCGAAGTGATTTAATTTCTCTTAAAGCCGAATGCGAAGCGGAAATTGATTTTTCGACAGAAGACCTAACCTTTGAAAGTTTAGAGCAAAGAAAAAGCCGAATGGTGAATCTTAAGAACTTATGTTCAAAGCTCATCAAAGATTCGGAACGAGCTGAATCGTTAATATTACAATCAACAGTAGTTTTATATGGAGAGCCAAATACTGGTAAATCCAGTTTGATGAATTTACTCATCGGAAAAGACAGATCCATCATCTCTGATGTTCCCGGAACCACACGCGACTATATTGCAGAAGAATTGAGTTTGGATGGTATTCCCATAAGGCTTGTCGATACTGCCGGCATCCGAGAAACCACAGATTCGATTGAACAAATGGGTATTGAACGAAGTAAACGAGAAGCCGATAGCGCGAATGTTAAGTTACTACTAATTGATACTTCTATTCCATTTGACAAAAACTCTTTTTTTGAAAAACATAAAGAACGATTATTTGGGTCCCTACTTGTCGCCAATAAAATTGATGCCAAACATCCTTCCTGGAATTCAACCGACTTACTGAATCTCCAATCGGAATTCAATGTTACGATTTCGGAAATATCGTGCCGAACCAAAGAAGGTATCTCGGATTTGTTAGATGTCTTAAAATCCAAACTGACTTCAAAAGATGACACAGAAGACCTGGTTTTATTAGAGGACCGCCAAAGATACCACATTCAAAAAATTGAATCTTCCTTAACGGAAGCAATTCAACTTATGGAAACCAATGTACCTGCTGAGATTTATATCCAAGAAATCAACCTAGCTCTGAAAGAAATAGGAGAAGTGAACGGAGTTGTCGAAAACGAGGAAGTTTTAGGACGTATTTTTAGTAAATTCTGTGTGGGTAAATAA